The following proteins are encoded in a genomic region of Nomascus leucogenys isolate Asia chromosome 17, Asia_NLE_v1, whole genome shotgun sequence:
- the LOC115830830 gene encoding cytochrome P450 2A8-like, translating into MVPSRRLWWTRLRSSAGEGSRPPSTGSSKAMLLCFSVFLLSLLPSPTSSSVLGFQGVAFSNGERAKQLRRFSIATLRDFGVGKRGIEERIQEEAGFLIQALRGTHGASIDPTFFLSRTVSNVISSIVFGDRFDYEDKEFLSLLRMMLGSFQFTATSTGQVTGCSPARDAPTTTCQPLPYLETGGPNSHPLQTVSPQNQPPILDNWTVAPEPRRDAQYPVSKDTWIAQQMLPKTEPDGRMHTLSSALSSGHVFPSPTYHNL; encoded by the exons ATGGTGCCGTCAAGGAGGCTCTGGTGGACCAGGCTGAGGAGTTCAGCGGGCGAGGGGAGCAGGCCACCTTCGACTGGCTCTTCAAAGGCTATG CTTCTGTGCTTCTCCGtgtttctcctctctctgcttccctctcccACTTCTTCCTCTGTCTTAGGATTTCAGG GCGTGGCGTTCAGCAACGGGGAGCGCGCCAAGCAGCTCCGGCGCTTTTCCATCGCCACCCTGCGGGACTTCGGCGTGGGCAAGCGCGGCATCGAGGAGCGCATCCAGGAGGAGGCGGGCTTCCTCATCCAGGCCCTCCGGGGCACGCACG GCGCCAGTATCGATCCCACCTTCTTCCTGAGCCGCACCGTCTCCAATGTAATCAGCTCCATTGTCTTTGGGGACCGCTTTGACTATGAGGACAAAGAGTTCCTGTCACTGTTGCGCATGATGCTGGGAAGCTTCCagttcacggcaacctccacgGGGCAGGTAACCGGCTGCAGCCCGGCCCGTGATGCCCCTACCACAACCTGCCAACCGCTCCCCTACCTGGAGACAGGTGGCCCAAACTCCCACCCCCTCCAGACAGTGTCCCCTCAAAATCAGCCCCCAATATTGGACAACTGGACAGTTGCACCAGAACCCAGGAGGGATGCCCAATACCCAGTCTCCAAGGACACCTGGATAGCTCAACAGATGCTCCCCAAAACAGAGCCTGACGGCAGGATGCATACCCTCAGCTCAGCTCTCTCATCTGGGCACGTGTTCCCATCCCCAACTTACCATAATTTGTAA
- the LOC115830846 gene encoding cytochrome P450 2A13-like, translating to MLASGLLLVTLPACLTVMVLMSVWQQRKSRGKLPPGPTPLPFIGNYLQLNTEQMYNSLMKISERYGPVFTIHLGPRRVVVLC from the exons atgctggcctcaGGGCTGCTCCTGGTGACCTTGCCGGCCTGCCTGACTGTGATGGTCTTGATGTCTGTCTGGCAGCAGAGGAAGAGCAGGGGGAAGCTGCCTCCGGGACCCACCCCATTGCCCTTCATTGGAAACTACCTGCAGCTGAACACAGAGCAGATGTATAACTCCCTCATGAAG ATCAGTGAGCGCTATGGCCCTGTGTTCACCATTCACCTGGGGCCCCGGCGGGTCGTGGTGCTGTGCTGA